GACGAAACAATCAACGCGATGATCGAAGCACGAAACCAATCAACCAACTAACCTTCAGTCAAGAACAAGAGTCGCAAACAATGAGAGTCATGGTCATCGTGAAAGCATCGCCAAGTTCCGAAGCAGGCGAGATGCCCAGCACGGAACTGCTCGAAGCAATGGGCAAATACAATGAGGAACTCGTCAAAGCAGGCATCATGAAATCCGGCGACGGGCTAAAGCCGAGTTCGACAGGTTTGCGAGTACGATTCCGCGGCAACGAGCGAATCGTTACCGACGGACCGTTCGCGGAAACGTCTGAATTGATCGCTGGCTACTGGTTGTGGGAAGTCGCTTCGATGGACGAAGCTGTCGAGTGGGTAAGGCGATGCCCCAATCCGATGAATGAAGAGTCTGACATCGAGATTCGCCAGTTCTATGAAATGGACGATTTTTCAGAGAACGATCCTGAAGGGAAAGTCGCTGCGCACGAAGACGAACTGCGGACCTCCGTCGTCATGCAGGACAGCACGCTCGCCCCATATCTTTTTTTTGCAGGTCGCTGTGACGAAGCACTTGCGTTTTACAAACAAGCACTCGGAGCAAACGTCGCGTTTCTGATGCGTTTCAATGAAAGTCCCGATGGCGTTCCCGAGGGAATGCTTCAAAATGGTTTTGAAGACAAAGTCATGCACGCGACCGTCCATATCGGCAAACTGACTGTCATGTGTTCAGACGGGTGCGATGACAAGTCCAGTTTTGACGGATTTCGGCTGGCGTTATCGCTTCCGTCAGAGGATGGCTGTACTCGCGTTTTTGATTCGCTTGCTCAAGGTGGGAGTGTCGACATGCCGCTCACCAAAACGTTCTGGTCGCCGCTCTACGGCATGGTCACCGACAAGTTTGGCGTTGGCTGGATGGTGATGGTGCCTGGGGAACCTCACTAGCGAATAACTCTCAGCAATGAAGGCACAGTTCAATTGAAAATTGGGAACAGAATATGAGCGACTTATCCATAACCGATCCGCAGCAAGACGAAGCCGAAATTCGACGTCTGATGAAAGAATGGTCAGCGGCACTCGAAGCCAAAGACGTTGATGCGTTGACCAAAGACTATGACCCTAACGCGGTTTTGTTCGACGCGTGCCCGCCGTACAAGACCATCGGCGTTGCAGGAATCAAGCAGGTTTGGCAGAACTGTCTGCCGTATTTTCCTGAAACGTTCAAGTCGGAGCATCGTGACGTGCAGGTTCACGTCGACGGAAATACAGCTTTCGTCTATGGCGTGCATCACTTCGTGCCGACGCCCGCCGATCACCCCTGCGGAATGACGTGGATGCGCATCTCTGTTGGATACCGCCGAATCGCAGGGGAATGGAAAGTTGTCCATGAACATGTGTCGATCCCATTCAATCCGATGAACGGGCAAGCCTGGTACATCACTGACCCGGATGATCTCGAGATGCCGGACTACTCGGCAGAGGCCGGCACCGAAGGAACCGAGAAATGAAGTACATGCTGCTAATCTACGGATCGGAAGACTGCTGGACGGAAGACGAACGCAAGGAGTGCATGATCGAGTCGATGTCAATCTGCGATGAACTGGAGGCCCAAGGCAAATGGATCGCCTCTTCGCCGCTTCACTCAGTCCAAACAGCGACGAGCGTCCGAGTCCGAGACGGTCGAAGGCAAATCACAGACGGTCCGTTTGCGGAAACGACCGAGCAACTGGGTGGCTATTACATCATCGACGTCGAGAATCTCGACGAAGCTATCGCCATCGCCGCCAGACTTCCGCCAGCAAAAAAAGGCACGGTGGAGATTCGGCCAGTCTTCCCGCTGCCCGAGTTGCCACGATAAACAAGGACACGACATCGTCGTAGATCGGGGTTAGTACAGACAAAGCTGATTCAGAAGTGCACTGAAGTTCTGAACCAGTTTCGGATGTCGCGAAAACGAGTGGAGTTTTGGGGAAGCCAAGAAAATGGTTCTTGTCGCAGTTCTCCGTCTAGGAGTACGCAGGAATCGTTGACCACTTTCTTCCGATAGCACTCTGGGACTTCATAACCTTGAGGTCAAATAGTACAGAGACAAGAGAGACCTTTGGCCGAGATCGGCCCAGAGACCGTTTCGCCGGCGGTCGGATAGTACTTTTCCAGAGACACTCTGAGAGATCTCTGCGGATTGGTCGATGACGTAAGTCCTTACCAGACAAGCGGTAAAACACGAAAAAAGCCGGCGCCGGTCCATGGGACCAACGTCGGCTTGTTCGATAACCCGACGGTCGGAGTAAACCGAAGGGTCTAATTGAAGTTGCGGGAGCCGGATTCGAACCGACGACCTCGAGGTTATGAGCCTCGCGAGCTACCGGGCTGCTCCATCCCGCGGTATGATGTAGACACACCGGTGGTTCCTGGGTTCACTTGAGTCTCACCTTTTTAACGAAGAGTCTCGCTGTGTTCCGCAGGCGGTTTGTCTGGGCCAGAAGATGGCGGATGGAGCGATTGTTGTCAACG
This genomic window from Allorhodopirellula heiligendammensis contains:
- a CDS encoding YciI family protein codes for the protein MRVMVIVKASPSSEAGEMPSTELLEAMGKYNEELVKAGIMKSGDGLKPSSTGLRVRFRGNERIVTDGPFAETSELIAGYWLWEVASMDEAVEWVRRCPNPMNEESDIEIRQFYEMDDFSENDPEGKVAAHEDELRTSVVMQDSTLAPYLFFAGRCDEALAFYKQALGANVAFLMRFNESPDGVPEGMLQNGFEDKVMHATVHIGKLTVMCSDGCDDKSSFDGFRLALSLPSEDGCTRVFDSLAQGGSVDMPLTKTFWSPLYGMVTDKFGVGWMVMVPGEPH
- a CDS encoding YybH family protein; amino-acid sequence: MSDLSITDPQQDEAEIRRLMKEWSAALEAKDVDALTKDYDPNAVLFDACPPYKTIGVAGIKQVWQNCLPYFPETFKSEHRDVQVHVDGNTAFVYGVHHFVPTPADHPCGMTWMRISVGYRRIAGEWKVVHEHVSIPFNPMNGQAWYITDPDDLEMPDYSAEAGTEGTEK
- a CDS encoding YciI family protein translates to MKYMLLIYGSEDCWTEDERKECMIESMSICDELEAQGKWIASSPLHSVQTATSVRVRDGRRQITDGPFAETTEQLGGYYIIDVENLDEAIAIAARLPPAKKGTVEIRPVFPLPELPR